A window of Macrotis lagotis isolate mMagLag1 chromosome X, bilby.v1.9.chrom.fasta, whole genome shotgun sequence contains these coding sequences:
- the LOC141501588 gene encoding mitochondrial import receptor subunit TOM20 homolog has protein sequence MVSRSGTIAAGVCGALFIGYCIYFDHKRRSDPNFKNRLQERRKKQKVAKERAGLSKLPDLKDAEAVQKFFLEEIQLGEELLAQGEYDKVVDHLTNAIAVCGQPQQLLQVLQQTLPTPVFQILLNKMPTIRQRIVNVQSLAKDDVE, from the coding sequence ATGGTGAGCCGGAGTGGCACCATCGCTGCCGGCGTGTGCGGGGCCCTCTTCATCGGCTACTGTATCTACTTCGACCACAAGAGGCGAAGCGACCCCAACTTCAAGAACAGGCTCCAAGAgcgaagaaaaaaacagaaggttGCTAAAGAGAGAGCTGGACTTTCCAAGTTACCTGACCTTAAAGATGCAGAAGCTGTTCAGAaattctttcttgaagaaatacaACTTGGTGAGGAATTACTAGCCCAAGGTGAATATGACAAAGTTGTTGATCACTTGACAAATGCCATTGCTGTCTGTGGGCAGCCACAGCAGTTGTTGCAAGTTTTACAGCAAACTCTTCCAACACCAGTGTTTCAGATACTTCTAAATAAGATGCCAACGATTAGacagagaattgtgaatgtacaGAGTTTGGCCAAAGATGATGTGGAATAA